The genomic window GCCTTAACGAATATTGCTTTTTTATATTTCATATCGAAAGTTAGCGTAATTTTCTTTTTTGCTGCTTTCATTTCTAGCATATCGAAAATAGTATCTACTAACTCTACAATATCAAAAGTTTCTATTTTTAGTCTTAAATCACCAACTTCTAATTTGGTAATCATATCCAAATCTTCCACAATATAACTTAATCGCTCAATGCCTTTACTGGCACGTTCTAGATATTTTTCACGAATTTCTTTGTTATTCATAGCACCATCGAGCAGCGTTAAAATATAACCTTGCACAGTAAAAAGTGGTGTTTTTAACTCGTGAGATACATTACCAATAAACTCTTTTCGGTATTGTTCTCTAACTTTAAGAGTTTCTATTTCTAGTTTTTTATCGCGCGCAAACTTATCAATTTCTTGAGTAAGTGTATGCATATCTGTCGTAATAGCTCCTTTGGTAAACTTCGCAGATTCCAACAACGTTAAATCGTCGTATATTTTTTTTACACGACGATAAATAAATCGTTCTACTCGATATTGAATAACAATAAAACAAAAAACGTAAGTACTAATAGCTAGTACAGGGATTTCCCATAATTCTATATTAGAGAAATAAAATAAAAAAACGCTCAATAAGAGCGTTATATATAAGGTGATATAAAACGAAGTGATTCTCGCGAATCGATACGATTTTTTAAATTTGGTCTCCTTCATTTAATATTAATCTACAAACTTATAGCCTACGCCTTTAACGGTTTTAAAGCTTTTATCCCCTAGTTTTTCACGTAATTTACGGATGTGAACATCGATAGTTCGTCCGCCAACAACAACCTCGTTACCCCAAACGGTATCCAAAATTTCGTCGCGTTTAAAAACTTTTCCTGGTCTTGACGCTAATAAAGATAATAATT from Algibacter sp. L1A34 includes these protein-coding regions:
- a CDS encoding sensor histidine kinase, which encodes MKETKFKKSYRFARITSFYITLYITLLLSVFLFYFSNIELWEIPVLAISTYVFCFIVIQYRVERFIYRRVKKIYDDLTLLESAKFTKGAITTDMHTLTQEIDKFARDKKLEIETLKVREQYRKEFIGNVSHELKTPLFTVQGYILTLLDGAMNNKEIREKYLERASKGIERLSYIVEDLDMITKLEVGDLRLKIETFDIVELVDTIFDMLEMKAAKKKITLTFDMKYKKAIFVKADKERIQQVLINLIVNSIKYGSEKGTTEISIENLIKNKIIVRVTDNGEGISETHLPRLFERFYRVDKTGSRKEGGSGLGLSIVKHIIEAHQEKIYVESEYSVGSEFSFTLEKA